The Coccidioides posadasii str. Silveira chromosome 2, complete sequence genomic interval TTCCTGCTCGGCCTCGCGAGGCCGTCGACGATGTCGAAGATAGCTCCAGTGAATCGAGTCCCAGCGAATGTCTAGATCTCACAAAGGACGATGGATGGGAGGATGTTGAGCCTGATGAAGAAGTCAATCCTGTCGTTGACCTCTTTAGCGACAAGGTCTTTCCAGACACCCGGTCAATGCTTCAACACTGCAAAGAAAATTTCAACTTCGACCTTGTTAAGGTGCAGAAGGAGCTTGGTGTGTAGCTCCAATAGCTGGAATGGAATATCGTCGCGAAAGGCTATGGCTGACGCAGATCCTACAATTTCAGGCCTAGATTTCCTTGGGAGCATAAAGCTCGTCAATTATATCCGGTCGGAAGTCCAATCGGGGAATACCAAGCCGGATGTATCGTCCAATGCCCCATTTGAGGATGACAAGTACCTTAAGCCAGTGCTGGAAGATGACGCGCTTCTATATACTCTAGAGGATATATCGGATGGCGACGAAGACCTTGGTCAACAGGCCGCGAATCCTACCTCTAGAATAAGGGATCTTGAAGAAGAGCTCAGTCGCCTTCGGGAAGAGTTCGTTGAATACAAGAATATGGTGCAGAGATCGCTCAGCAAACAGCTTGGGAGCGAAGTCGAAAACGGCTCGCAGATCCCTCCGAACCAGAGTCAAAACGAGCACGTTACCGAGACAAGGAGATATAAGGATGCAGAAGCTGGGTACTTCACTTCTTATGCCTATAACAGTATGGATACCCTCTCCTTAAATATTATCTACCAAAAGCTGTTGACAAACTACTTTTTCATAGCGATACATGAATCGATGTTAAAGGATACTGTTCGAACTGATTCTTACCGCGATTTCATTTACGATAATAAAAGTATCTTTAAGGATAAAGTCGTACTGGATGTGGGCTGCGGATCTGGGATCTTGTCTATGTTTTGTGCAAAGGCCGGAGCAAAGATGGTTATAGCCGTTGACAATTCAGATATCATCGACAAAGCACGCCAAATCGTGTATGAGAATGGATTCGGCGACGTGATCAAGTACGTTACCCCTAAAGCGCTTCCGAGACTGTTATGATTTAACCCTTCAATATTGTAGGTGTATCCGGGGTAAAATTGAGGAAGTAGTCTTGCCTGTAAAGCAAGTTGACGTTATAGTCTCGGAGTGGATGGGATACTGTCTCCTATTTGAGGCGATGCTCGACTCAGTGCTCTTTGCCCGAGATCGCTATCTCGCACATGGAGGACTAATGGTGCCTTCACATGCGACGCTTCGGATAGCACCCATTGCAGATTCCGATTTCATTGATGAGCATATATCATTCTGGAATTCAGTTTATGGATTCAAGATGTCAGGCATGCTTGAGAACGTCTATGATGAGGTTCTCATCCAAACAATCAGCCCTTCTGCAATGGTTGCAGATTCTGCTTTATTTTTGTCTCTCCCTTTGCACACTATTACAGTTGAAGAGCTCACGTTTGTCAAAGAGTTCAAAGTTGCTATAACAAAAGATGCCGACACCTTGGATGGTTGGCTTGTTTGGTTTGACATGTTTTTTATGCCTTCTTGTGAAAGCAAGCTTGCAGATAATGCCACTCCAGGCGAGATGAAGAAGTCGGGCTATGTGGCCTTTACAACTGGCCCTGATGGAAAAGAAACCCATTGGCAGCAAGGGGTGTTTTTGATAAACCGTGGAAAACACCAAGAGCGTCCATTGAAAAAAGGTCAAGTGATTAAGGGAAAAATTGGATacaaaaagaaggaagagcAGTCGCGTTTACTGGATATCGACATCGAATGGGCAGTTGATGAAGAGCCTCCGGTTCACCAGGAATGGGCATTGCAGTGAGCTTGCCAGTTCCCAAGCATTCGAAATTTTCGCTTTTGATGCGATATGGGAAATGATTCAACATGTTCAGCATAAAGGTGATGGTCAAATAGATATAAAAAATCGCTGTTATAGAATACAAAAGTATGGGTTATCCCTTTCGATCAGATCACTGACCAACTGCACAATTTTGTTGCTCACACATCCATATAGGGGGCGGGTAGCTCCCAATGTCAGTATCTCACCGTCTCACTCTACTATTATCCTTCTCATGGTGGTTTGAGCGCCTATCATTGCGATGATCTGAATCATGCCCTGGATTTGGACGATCCGTTTCCCTGTGAGACCTATGGGGGCGGCGTTTTCTCTTATGTTTCTGCTCATCAACTGGATCCTCATCCAATTTAAAATCCTCCAGGCTGTTATACGAGCGAGATCTTCGGCGACGACGTCGCCTCGATTCCTTCTCCGCCCGTTTCAAAGCTTTAAgttccttctttctttcttcttcccaTTCCTTTCGTTCTTTCTCAACATCACGGAGCTGGCGGACGCCCATTTTCATCGCTGCTAAAGGGTCATTTGCGtctattctcatcttctcgCGTTCTCGCCTGCCGGGGTCCTCAGTACCCCAGACATCCTTGGCAGGAATATCTTGTGTCCGCGTGGCAAGGTCCAGCTGTGAGGTAGAATACCATGGGGCTTCCATCCCCTGCTTGTATCCCGCAGCATTTGAAAAGCGCATTGTATACTGATCCTCGTACTCTCGCTTGGCCTTAGTTGCTTCTGCCTCGGCCTCGTCGTTCTTTCCAGGCCGCTCATCGGCTTTGCGCGGAAACAAACTGATATGTCCAGAAGAATCAACGAGCGGTGCGTTACTCGTCGGCTTGCGCGAGGTAATTTCGCGACTCGACCCAGCTCTCAGAAGCACATCTTCCCTAGCGAGCCGAATGTCTCGGTCGGTATCATCTTCTCCTGCTAGACGCCGCCGCTTGCGGTGTCTAACTTCGGTAGGTGCCCTTGTGGCCGCGATATCTCGGGAAAAATCCTGTTGTGATAGAGGAGAGGTCGGGCGCTGGTTGCGCAGGAAATCAATTCGCCTTTCGGCAACAACTTCTTGCTCGCGCCTCTCATTCTCTTCCTCTCGATCTTTGGCCAGCGCCTCATCCCGCCGAACCCTTGCGATATTTTCTCTGTTGTAGACATTCCATGATTTCTTTCCGAGTAAGTGCCTTATTATACTAGTCAGCAAGAGTCGTCACTCTAAATGCGGAGCAATATGGACTACATACAGAGGCATGGTCTCGAAGGGTCCACCAGGTTCGAGCACATCGCGTCTTCCTGCTCGAAGCTTCACGTCCCGGAGCTGTGACGTCGGCGGTTTCAGCGCCCCGATGATGACTAAGCAGCCGTGGCGTGGCGTGAACGGAGGTGGGCGGCGGGAATGCCGTCGTTCGCCAGGAGAGCTTCAGGCCAGACAGCACCGCTTCACCGAATCAGTCCTCTTTTATCTCTGTCGTGCCATCGTTTGTATAGACTTTTATATAGTTTACGATTTACCTAATAACCATAGACTAGGCTTTTTGTTGCTCTGCTAGTTTTGTTCCGTTCTCTACACTGACTGGTCTTGTTGACCCGTGCCTTTCCCGCGGAGTTAAGAAGACACCATCTTATCTTGACAATCCCATGAACTCCTGAAGCCGTTACCAATATAGCAACATTATGTTCAATCGCAGTAATTTGCCTTCCGTTCCGAATCCCTTTTCCAGCGGCTCTTCCGGTGGCGATGGAGCTCGACCGCCCCGCGATCGATACAACATGCCTTCCCAGCCAATGGGCCGGCCAGATGGCTATGGCCAAGACCCTCGAACGGGCGGAGGGTATGCGGCACCGTTCCGTCAGCGTGATTATGACATTGTGATGACTGACGGATATAATGAACCAAGAAGATATGGAGGGCCTCCTCCTGGCCGAGCTCCCGGGCCACTCCCATCATCGGGCGGAGGAAGAATGATGCCACCCAGCAGAGGAGCTGGTGATCAGGTTTGGACTTTGCGGCCGGCAAAAAGCCCAGACAATTCTTACACATATGGGAACCTGTAAGTTCATTTCAGCCACCCACCCACCTCGAGTTTTATCCTTAATTGTAACTGTGTGCCCTATTAGAGTAGCCGTTTCCACGCGTGATATTCCTCCCTCGAGGGATGGATCAGATGTACTAGTCCTAGTGAACAACTTATATGTTTTCTCAGCTCGTCCTCTGGAAGGGTTCCCTCAAGGACACATTAGCATGTCTGATCCACAACGAACATGGGCTCAAGTGGCATTAACAGACATGGTTGAAGTCAAGCTATACGACGTCTTCAGTCAGGGTAGTCAAGCCTATCTTGCTTCTATGGATATGGAGGTCGGATTTGCTGGTAAAAAGCGAACGGATATCCCCTATGATCAAGACCAGCTTGCCAATGTTTTCATCAGGGTATGTATTCCCTCTAAGCACAGACAAATAATGAGCCAGCACTAACTAGGTTAGAACTTTGAAAATCAAATCCTTGCGCCTGGCCAGATAGTGCTCATGGATGACAGAAGTATTCCGCTTTTGCTGACCGTTAAAACTGTTCAACTGGGTGATCTGTCGGAGAAGCCATCTTCGTCTGCCCCAATATCGTCCGATCCTACGTCAAGGGGCATACTCACCAGCCACACCTTAATCAACTTTTTTAAGGATGCAAGAACAGGAATTAATTTGAAAGCATCCAACCGACGACCTGCTGCGAATTCGATTATCCAGCCTGATTTCAAGTTCGAAAACATGGGAATTGGCGGTTTAGATACGGAATTTGGCACCATCTTCCGCAGAGCCTTCGCGTCACGCATTTTCCCACCCGGCCTCGTCGAGAAGCTGGGAATTCAACACGTCAAGGGTATTTTACTTTACGGCCCCCCTGGAACAGGTAAAACTTTGATCGCAAGACAGATTGGGAAAATGTTGAATGCAAAGGAACCCAAAGTTATTAATGGTCCTGAAATTTTGAACAAATACGTCGGTCAATCCGAAGAGAATGTTAGGAAACTTTTCGCCGATGCCGAAAAGGAGTACAGGGAGAAAGGAGAGGAGAGCGGACTTCACATCATCATTTTCGACGAACTGGATGCTGTTTGCAAACAAAGAGGTAGCGGAGCCGGTGGTGGTACTGGTGTCGGTGATAGCATCGTGAACCAGCTTTTATCTAAACTCGATGGTGTTGACCAACTGAACAATATCCTGTTGATTGGTATGACCAATCGAATGGATATGATCGACGATGCCCTTTTGCGTCCCGGTCGATTGGAAGTCCACATGGAAATTTCTCTTCCCGACGAAAAAGGGAGAGTACAGATCTTAAAGATTCATACGAAAAAGATGCGGGAGGGTAACCTTATGGATAGCGATGTGGACCTAGCTGAGCTGGCTCAGCTGACTAAAAACTTTTCCGGAGCAGAGATCAGTGGTTTGGTCAAGTCTGCATCCTCGTTCGCCTTTAATCGACATGTCAAAATCGGTACAATGGCTGGAATTAGTGACGATGTCGTTAATATGAAAGTCAATCGCCAGGATTTCCAGAATGCTCTTGAAGAGGTGAAACCTGCCTTTGGTGTGTCGaaagaagagtttgaagGTTGTATCAATGGCGGCATTATCCATTTCTCCCCGGCTATCGATAGCATTCTGGAAGAAGGAAAACTCTTTGTCAACCAGGTCCGAGACCCCGAGTCGACGACCCAGCTATTCTCGGTATTACTTCACGGACCCCCAGGAAGCGGTAAAACCGCACTGGCTGCAAAGATGGCCATTGACTCAGACTTCCCGTTCGTTAAGCTTATCAGCCCGGAGGATATGGTGGGCTTCAATGAGATGGCGAAGATTCAACATATGAGCAAGGTATTCAACGATGCGTATAAGAGTCCTATCAGTGTTGTGGTAATGGATAATATCGAGCGAATTATCGACTGGGTCCCCGTCGGACTTCGATTCAGCAACTCGATCCTCCAGACGGTCATGGTTTTGCTAAGGAAACAGCCTCCCAAGGGTCGCCGGCTGCTCATTCTTGCTACCACCGCTGAACGGTCGGTGCTAAAGCAACTGAATGTGTTCAACTCCTTTGATTCTGACATTGCCGTGCCAAATGTTAACACATATGAAGAGCTGGCATATATTCTGAAGGAAACGGGATCGTTCTCCCCCCAGGAGGTAGAAGTGGCCTTGTCTGGAATTCGCGATATGACGCAGAGCAGCACTATCGGAGTTGGGATTAAGAAAGTCCTCCTTGGCATCGGAACGGCTATGCAGGATACGAACAAGGCCAGGCGTTTTGCTTCGGTTATTGCTCGGGCAATGGATGAACGGGAGATTGTCTAGGATCTTTCACTTTAGATTCTAGGTACTAACTAATCCGAAATTTAAGCTTCAAGCCCTGTTTGACAACCTTGCAACTTCTGTTTTGTTTTCCTCCACATTGTTTTATGTGGGATGCTGTTTCACTGTTCAATGTCATACACTGAGAGGTAATCTTAACAACTTTTAGTAGTAGTCACTAACTAACCGATCTCTGACCACGCAACCACACCTGGCCAGATGCTCTTAGAAGAAGCCCTTAACTAGCCACTTTTCTGGGTTCTTTGGTGCCTTTGATGTTGAAGACTTTTCACTATGAAAGATGTTGTTCCTCGGAAGAATTCCTCGAATTCCTATCTATATAAGCTCATTGTTGATATCTGTCACGAAGGGCTTTTGCCTCGTGAGGAAATTTCCATCATCAGTGAAGCAATACCCTTTGGATACCCATAGAGAAATCAGGGAGAGTGAAGAATATGCCGCTCATATATTCACAAGCAGAATTATTGAGTGATTTTGCTGAATTTAACTTTGCCGGCAGCTACCTTGGGAGTGCTACTTTGGTGACACTGTTACTATTCTATATATAAAGGGATCTCTCTCCTCCCCCCTTTTCtactctttttttctttctagCTCAGTATCTTCCTCTTTCTGCAATGGCTCATTTGAGGCATGGCAACTGGCCTCTGCTTCCCCTTCCCAACGTACAGGCGATAGCCTGTGTGATGTGTTGCCAGGATGACGGCGTCTTGGGGAGACCTGCTTAGATATAAAGTTGCCAACGGGCTTGCATGCCACACACTCCCACGAAACCAATTCATCCACGGTTATTCTCTTGGAAGTTTTCTCAACTTGCCAATCCCTATTCCACAGACGACATCGAACCCGACCTATCTCCCAAACTGGAAATACCGAGAACACCACCGTTGCGTGATAAAAGCCTCTTTGGAAGGTATAGCAGCCAAGCCCAGTCGCCGAGGCAGACGCTAGAGAGCGACAAGGAGAACAACATCAGCTTCTTCTCGCTTATGTGGATAGCAGTTAAAGTGTCCTCAACCCGCCCTCGTGTCACACGTAATATACACCAAAATGGAACACATTGCGAGACACGCACAATTTCAAGAACATGGTTTATAAGGGCTATGATCCTGCTTTGGGTGGCTTTGCGGTCTGTTCATCGAGTGCTTTGGATGGGGCTGGTGCGTTTGCAAGGGCGCGCTGGTCCTGGTGCATTGGGGGTTTCTTTTATAATAAGCCCATTGCAGACAGTTTCTTAGGCAACGAGAATCGAAAGCTACGTATGTAACTGTGATTGAATGAATCTGATAAACTACAATTGGTCAACCCCATTCCGGCAAAGTAGTAATAATAGAGGTAGTAGGTGATCATAGATATGGTCACTCTGTAAACACTTGGTATAGAACGGTCTCTAGAACTATCTGGGGCTGTGACATCTAGATTTCCATCTCAATTCCCGGGAATATCTTGATATATCTACATTCAAATCAATGATTTGAGTCAGTAGACCTACCTTGTCCGCACAACGACCAGGACTCGCGGAAGAGCAGCCCCTGCGTCCTTGGCGATATGCTTCGAGTGAAACAAGATGCGCTCAATCGGGAACGTGACTGGTGAAGAAGTAAAACAATTCAGGGATGTGATACTAACGAGTGAGCTAGTAACGAATTAAGGATCGGCTCCCGGCATGTCTAACAACACACTCATCCCCTGAGCTTTTGGGGTTGGGGGGAAGCAAATAGGGGACGGGTGTTAAAGAGAAGCAGTTCCCCCCGGTAGATTTAACGGTGGAATGCTGAGCATCGACGCTTAATATAAGCCCTATATCCCGGCTCGTTAGGCACCTGTTACGCTACGGGTATAGGGGCAGCCTCCCCTATAGAAAAGCTACGTGCTGTACACTCCCCGGTGTCCCAGTAACCTCACCTACGGGACCGCCGGCTACATCGACGTCTACGTCCCTTAAGACTATGGCTACAGAGTGCCCATAACCCTTTTCAACCCGTGGCAATAACCCACATGACCCTACAAGTCGATCCGGATGACCATATGGCGTAATCATGGGGCCTACACGAGCTACACCAGAACCCGGAGAAATAGACCTATGACGCCGCCGCACGCTCCCgcgcccccgcccccgcccccccccGAGCACATTGGGCTGGGCTGGGCCGGAGCGTCCATCTGCAGGGGTGTGCGTGAACTGTGGGACCCGCAACAGTGCGGGGCAAGCACCGTTTTTCCCCTGAGCAGCTGGAGCCAATAGAAACGGTGTCTCGGCCTGCTCCCGCGGTTAAAAATGTGGCCCCTGGCTGGGTGCTAAGCGCGCCCGCGCTAGAAGGAAATGGGCCTCCGCTAAAAGCGGCAAGCTAAGCCAACAGAACCATAGGGGGTGGAGCGGAGGCGGCGGAGCGGAAAAATAGGCGTAGTCTTGCCGGAGACCTCAACGATCTCTGAATGTTTTGGTTTTCCGGCCTTGAGAAGGTGGTCTTGCGATGTGCAAATAAAGATCGCAGGTCGTCAAGATTCATCCAGGGCGCACCGACGTCTGAACCAGCGGAAAATCCAGAACGTCGTGTAGGACTTGATATCGGGGCCTAGGACATGCTAAAACAGCCTCTGCTACCTCATCATTAATTCGGAGGAAAGCCACGAGTCCATGGATACCTAGGTTCCGGAGGTCAGATGTAAAAAGCGGACGGCCTAAGAGGCTCGATTAGAGGGGACATATCCCCAAGAGAAAAAGGACACCCCGGAGGGGTTGAAAAGGATGACGCTCGTATATTGCCAAAATATGCAAAATTAAAAACAGTAAAGTTCCCGACAAATGAAAAACCTGATAAAAAACTGACCGCAGAAAGCCAACCCTCCCAATTTCCAAACTTACAAATGAGAAACCCTCCCAGAAAAAATACAGATATGTGAAAAGAAGGATCGAACCGAGAATATTACGCCGCAGGATCCTGAACAGTTTTGTCAACAGTAAGAATATCCAGAAAAAGCCATAACTCGTTAAAGTCGTCAAGGAGAGAAAAATATGATGAGACGCGTGGTGCAATATTGAGGATTCAGCAGTCTTCATCGAACGCATATTTGGTGTGGGCCGAGCGATATTCGCTAGGAAGACTTCGTTCAGCCTTCGCCTTCATGGAGCTGCAAAATCGTGATTAGCGGCGAACACGGCGAGATGAAAGGGGCAATTTCCTTGAGAAATCTGAGATTTTCGGATTTCTACGTGATGCCAAGGACAGCGGAGCGGGAAGCCCGTGCACGGAGCGGAGCGGAGAGGGGCAAGATATAGGAAAAGTGCAATGTTGCAGAAAATGATAATAACCCACCTGATCCGCTTATGGGTCCATTCGAGGTCAGATTTCGTCTCCTTTGCAGCTTTGATTCCCTCAGCAAAGTTTGCACGTGCGCCCTTGACACGGCGCTGCATCAGGGCCTGTAGTTCGAGGAGTTCTCGCTGCTTGGCGTTGAGCTGGCCGGAGCTGCAGAGAGTACGTCAGAATCGGGATTCAAAGAATTACGGTCCAGTGTGGCCGTTTCATTGCAATTTCCAATGCTCACATTTGGGTCTGCTTTGCGATTCCCGTGTCCAATCTGCTAGAGTCGAAGACGTTGCTCATGCGGTCGTTCAAAGTGTCAATGACATCGACGCCGGAATAGCCAGAGGAGGAAACATCAAAATCGCTGGCACTTCCGGTGGTGGTGCTCACGTCGGAGATCTCCGGTGGGGAGCCAGAGACACGAGAAATGGGAAAGTAGCTTGCGCTGGTTGGCGCCTTGGAGGGCATATTGATGGGGAGAGACGAAGTGTTCTGGCTAACATGGGGGCGGAGAGTGGTAGCCATGATGAATTTGACTTTCTGGTAGAATTGAAAAGATTCCGAAAAGTGCAAAGATGCGCAACCGCGGCAGATCAATGGCAGCGCGTATCACGCAGCAGATGTCTGCCAGGAAGGACAGAGGGGGTGGGTATGTGGTGGGATGGGTATCAAGGGGAGACAGCAAAGTGATGCTGGGGCTAGACAGTCACACCGCGCAGCGCAGGCTAAGGCGGAAGTGAAGGATAAGAAGGGGATAGATGATGACCAGGGATGGTCAATAGTATTTGGGTATAAGTCCAAGAAGCTTCTGATGATGAGGCGAAGGTCAGGTCGGAGCTGGAGCTGGGGAAAATAaggaagaaggaggaggacgaggacgaggaggaagaggaagccCCTTTTATACCCATCCCCGGGGAGAGCCCATCCCAATTCGGATAGTCGCCCCGGGGTCTCCTCGTCCGCTGCTCCGTTGCTGTCTTACTCTTAGCTGTGGGATGGGGATGGGTTATGACTGGTTGGGATTCACTCCCATTGCCCTCTTAtaatttttttccttttacttgtttttcttttttttctctgcCAATCTTCCCACTTCTTTTTCCCGCTTTATCCCTTGTTTcttccctcccccccccctgCAGGGAGGGTCCCTCCATCACCCATCCCAAGCCCCGATTCGTTCCTCGCAGGCGACCCCGCTCAGCGTCGGGAAAAGAGGCGTGTGCAGGGGCGGCCATCCGCACGGGGATTCGCCAGTCCGGTGGGTACCTAGGGGATTGGTCCCGCCTGATCCGTCGACAGCGAAAGTTGGGCACTGGGTGAATGGCGCTGAGTCCACTCTAGGCGAGGCCGAATGAGGGATGGCGCGGCGCTGCTCTTCGTTGACCGGGCCTCTGGGAGTCTAGGCGGGCGGCAAAAAGCaagggaggaggagaaaggAAGACGAGTGGTTTCCTTGGACTCCATAATGCTGTGAGACGAGAGCCAAAGTAGGGGACGCTAGGGAGGACTGCACTCTGTTACGTGTTTACAACTTACAATTCCCTCTACTGGCTAAGATTGGCCAAAGAGATGGCGGCCGCAGAACCCGGTTGAGCATTGTCCAGTGGTGCGTGGAAACTGCAAAGTGAGGGCGCGCGCGCAAGAaacgagagagagagagggagggagagTTGGGCTTGCGGGCCTTGCGAGGCCGTCTGAGTACGGGATCGTCGTTGGGCGTCGAACGGGGTGATATAGTTAATACAGGTTCAACGGGCAGCCGAACATCTCGGGTGGCAGCTCTTTGGCAACG includes:
- a CDS encoding uncharacterized protein (EggNog:ENOG410PQND~COG:S~BUSCO:15403at33183), with protein sequence MATTLRPHVSQNTSSLPINMPSKAPTSASYFPISRVSGSPPEISDVSTTTGSASDFDVSSSGYSGVDVIDTLNDRMSNVFDSSRLDTGIAKQTQISGQLNAKQRELLELQALMQRRVKGARANFAEGIKAAKETKSDLEWTHKRISSMKAKAERSLPSEYRSAHTKYAFDEDC
- a CDS encoding uncharacterized protein (EggNog:ENOG410PPME~COG:S), whose translation is MPLHLLGKKSWNVYNRENIARVRRDEALAKDREEENERREQEVVAERRIDFLRNQRPTSPLSQQDFSRDIAATRAPTEVRHRKRRRLAGEDDTDRDIRLAREDVLLRAGSSREITSRKPTSNAPLVDSSGHISLFPRKADERPGKNDEAEAEATKAKREYEDQYTMRFSNAAGYKQGMEAPWYSTSQLDLATRTQDIPAKDVWGTEDPGRREREKMRIDANDPLAAMKMGVRQLRDVEKERKEWEEERKKELKALKRAEKESRRRRRRRSRSYNSLEDFKLDEDPVDEQKHKRKRRPHRSHRETDRPNPGHDSDHRNDRRSNHHEKDNSRVRR
- the SEC18 gene encoding transport between ER and Golgi ATPase protein (BUSCO:76893at4751~EggNog:ENOG410PIAG~COG:O~BUSCO:1744at33183); this encodes MFNRSNLPSVPNPFSSGSSGGDGARPPRDRYNMPSQPMGRPDGYGQDPRTGGGYAAPFRQRDYDIVMTDGYNEPRRYGGPPPGRAPGPLPSSGGGRMMPPSRGAGDQVWTLRPAKSPDNSYTYGNLVAVSTRDIPPSRDGSDVLVLVNNLYVFSARPLEGFPQGHISMSDPQRTWAQVALTDMVEVKLYDVFSQGSQAYLASMDMEVGFAGKKRTDIPYDQDQLANVFIRNFENQILAPGQIVLMDDRSIPLLLTVKTVQLGDLSEKPSSSAPISSDPTSRGILTSHTLINFFKDARTGINLKASNRRPAANSIIQPDFKFENMGIGGLDTEFGTIFRRAFASRIFPPGLVEKLGIQHVKGILLYGPPGTGKTLIARQIGKMLNAKEPKVINGPEILNKYVGQSEENVRKLFADAEKEYREKGEESGLHIIIFDELDAVCKQRGSGAGGGTGVGDSIVNQLLSKLDGVDQLNNILLIGMTNRMDMIDDALLRPGRLEVHMEISLPDEKGRVQILKIHTKKMREGNLMDSDVDLAELAQLTKNFSGAEISGLVKSASSFAFNRHVKIGTMAGISDDVVNMKVNRQDFQNALEEVKPAFGVSKEEFEGCINGGIIHFSPAIDSILEEGKLFVNQVRDPESTTQLFSVLLHGPPGSGKTALAAKMAIDSDFPFVKLISPEDMVGFNEMAKIQHMSKVFNDAYKSPISVVVMDNIERIIDWVPVGLRFSNSILQTVMVLLRKQPPKGRRLLILATTAERSVLKQLNVFNSFDSDIAVPNVNTYEELAYILKETGSFSPQEVEVALSGIRDMTQSSTIGVGIKKVLLGIGTAMQDTNKARRFASVIARAMDEREIV
- a CDS encoding S-adenosylmethionine-dependent methyltransferase superfamily domain-containing protein (EggNog:ENOG410PFG1~COG:K,O,T~BUSCO:4793at33183) → MTDSELPARPREAVDDVEDSSSESSPSECLDLTKDDGWEDVEPDEEVNPVVDLFSDKVFPDTRSMLQHCKENFNFDLVKVQKELGLDFLGSIKLVNYIRSEVQSGNTKPDVSSNAPFEDDKYLKPVLEDDALLYTLEDISDGDEDLGQQAANPTSRIRDLEEELSRLREEFVEYKNMVQRSLSKQLGSEVENGSQIPPNQSQNEHVTETRRYKDAEAGYFTSYAYNTIHESMLKDTVRTDSYRDFIYDNKSIFKDKVVLDVGCGSGILSMFCAKAGAKMVIAVDNSDIIDKARQIVYENGFGDVIKCIRGKIEEVVLPVKQVDVIVSEWMGYCLLFEAMLDSVLFARDRYLAHGGLMVPSHATLRIAPIADSDFIDEHISFWNSVYGFKMSGMLENVYDEVLIQTISPSAMVADSALFLSLPLHTITVEELTFVKEFKVAITKDADTLDGWLVWFDMFFMPSCESKLADNATPGEMKKSGYVAFTTGPDGKETHWQQGVFLINRGKHQERPLKKGQVIKGKIGYKKKEEQSRLLDIDIEWAVDEEPPVHQEWALQ